CGCCCACTCACATCGACTTGCCACTACACTCTACGCCCCTCGCATTGAGAGCCGACAACAGACCGCACTGGATAGCCCAGCCCGAAAACCCGGCGCGCTGGCGGGGCGCGCTGGCGGGGCGTCGATAAGAGGCTATGGCCTACCATCGACGGCATGAACGATAACGCTGTGTCCGCTCCCCCAAACTTGAATGGCCTCCCGTGGGAAGACGACATCCTCGGCGAAGGTTTCGAAGCCGCCGAACTGCCCGTCGACGACCCGGAGGGTGAAACGGAGCGCGCGACCCTCGTGCGCGCTGTGCCCGACGAGCCCACGGACAAGCCCGCGTTGCTGTGGGTGCACGGGATGTCCGACTACTTCTTTCAGAAGCACGTCGCCGAGCACTACCTCGCCGCCGGGTACCCCTTCTACGCGATTGACCTGCGCCGTTGCGGGCGCTCGCGTCACGCCGGGGAGTACTGGCACTACACCACCGACCTCACGGAGTACTTCCCGGAACTCTCGCTCGCGCTCGAGTACGTCGCCGGAAAGCACGGCGGGGTGATCCCGGTGGCGCACTCGACCGGCGGTCTCATCGTGCCGCTGTGGATGGACGCCCTGCGCCGAGAGAACCCGCAGGCGCACGCCGCGCTGAAGGGGCTGATCCTCAACAGCCCGTGGCTCGACCTGCAGTTCCCGCCTACCCTGGTGAAGCTCCTGCGCCGGCCCATCCTGTTTCTGGGCAAACGCTTCCCCCGCCTGCGGCTGCCGAAGGCGGGCACGGGGACCTACGGGGCGTCCGTCTCCGCCACCGAGCACGGGCAGTGGCACTTCGACACGGAGAAGAAGCCCGTGAGCGGTCACCTCGTCCGGCTCGGCTGGGTACGTGCGGTCATGCAGGGCCAGCGCCGGGTGCACAAGGGCGAGGTGGACACCGGCGTTGCCACCTTGACGCTGTGCTCGTCCCACTCTTACCTGGGTAAGCCCTACTCTCCCGCCGCGGACACGGCAGACACGGTCCTCGACGTCGAGCAGATCCAGCGGTGGGCGCCCACCTTGTCAGACACAGCCGAGGTTGTGCCCATCGACGGCGCG
This is a stretch of genomic DNA from Corynebacterium auris. It encodes these proteins:
- a CDS encoding alpha/beta hydrolase, with translation MNDNAVSAPPNLNGLPWEDDILGEGFEAAELPVDDPEGETERATLVRAVPDEPTDKPALLWVHGMSDYFFQKHVAEHYLAAGYPFYAIDLRRCGRSRHAGEYWHYTTDLTEYFPELSLALEYVAGKHGGVIPVAHSTGGLIVPLWMDALRRENPQAHAALKGLILNSPWLDLQFPPTLVKLLRRPILFLGKRFPRLRLPKAGTGTYGASVSATEHGQWHFDTEKKPVSGHLVRLGWVRAVMQGQRRVHKGEVDTGVATLTLCSSHSYLGKPYSPAADTADTVLDVEQIQRWAPTLSDTAEVVPIDGALHDVFLSEPHAREAAFAAVDSWLGELTA